In Acidobacteriota bacterium, a genomic segment contains:
- a CDS encoding YggS family pyridoxal phosphate-dependent enzyme — protein MSRDISSNLEQVHRRIENAAQDASRDPAGIQLLAVSKTFSADIVAEAAGAGQKAFGENRVQEGEEKIPLLTGQDLEWHLIGPLQSNKVKRAVRIFDVIQTVGRPKILRKISREAEEQGRLISIYIQCNIGGEEQKFGCAPEDAAGLVKEAAEKPALQVVGLMAIPPYLEDPEAVRPYFRQLRELRDSLEDETGVELKGLSMGMSHDFEVAIQEGSSLVRVGTAIFGPRG, from the coding sequence ATGAGCCGTGACATCAGCAGCAATCTCGAGCAGGTGCATCGACGGATCGAAAACGCCGCCCAGGACGCCTCACGGGACCCCGCCGGCATCCAACTGCTGGCGGTTTCCAAGACCTTCTCGGCGGACATCGTAGCAGAAGCCGCCGGGGCAGGTCAGAAGGCCTTCGGCGAAAACCGCGTCCAAGAAGGAGAAGAAAAGATCCCGCTGCTGACGGGCCAAGATCTGGAGTGGCATTTGATCGGCCCCTTGCAAAGCAACAAGGTGAAGCGGGCGGTGCGCATCTTCGACGTCATCCAGACCGTGGGACGCCCCAAGATCCTGCGCAAAATCAGCCGCGAAGCCGAGGAACAGGGCCGGTTGATTTCAATCTACATACAGTGTAATATTGGTGGAGAAGAGCAAAAATTCGGCTGCGCCCCCGAGGACGCGGCCGGGTTGGTGAAAGAGGCGGCGGAAAAGCCCGCATTGCAGGTGGTAGGGCTGATGGCGATTCCTCCCTATCTCGAGGATCCTGAGGCCGTGCGGCCCTATTTCCGTCAGTTGCGGGAGTTGAGGGACAGTCTTGAAGATGAAACCGGCGTGGAGTTGAAGGGATTGTCGATGGGAATGAGTCACGACTTCGAAGTGGCCATCCAAGAGGGCTCCTCGTTGGTCCGCGTAGGAACCGCGATTTTCGGCCCGAGAGGATGA